A window from Luteolibacter flavescens encodes these proteins:
- a CDS encoding UDP-N-acetylmuramoyl-L-alanyl-D-glutamate--2,6-diaminopimelate ligase yields the protein MILRDLIAHLDRPLHAGNLDTEIQAVTSDSRLVGPGVAFVAVRGESQDGRDFIPAALSRGAAVIISDTAADEGHPDETPFIQVSDTRHALAAFARLLAGEPSKKLRLAGVTGTNGKTTTAFLLHHLMKRVWHRAGMIGTVVVDDGEQAKPANFTTPGPVELNALLASMVEHGCRGAAMEVSSHGIDQKRIDGVAFDAAVFTNLTQDHLDYHGTLDAYAATKFSWFESLAIDPLGKKPVAVVNFDDGYGEKLVDLLGDRLPLIKYGFNVHCDFRANNFKQSARGMEFELTAKGKSYLVRAPLIGRFNVYNILSALAAASAMKIKVRDAVAAIAEAPQVPGRMEFCGTKDGVTVFVDYAHTPDAVTNACRTLKELNPNRLITVFGCGGDRDKKKRPLMGKAASEISDACIITSDNPRSEEPEAILKEIESGMTGTRYRSVVDRAEAIRIAIHAAGQGDIVLIAGKGHETYQQFSDRTIDFDDRREARRALAERPEPPQRKR from the coding sequence GTGATTTTACGCGATCTCATCGCCCACCTCGACCGGCCTTTGCACGCTGGTAATCTCGACACCGAAATCCAAGCGGTGACGTCTGACTCACGCCTTGTGGGGCCGGGCGTTGCCTTCGTGGCCGTGCGTGGTGAAAGCCAGGACGGTCGCGATTTCATCCCTGCGGCGCTGTCGCGCGGAGCTGCCGTCATCATCTCCGACACGGCGGCGGACGAGGGCCACCCGGACGAGACTCCCTTCATCCAGGTCAGCGATACACGGCACGCGCTCGCGGCCTTCGCGCGCCTGCTCGCGGGCGAGCCCTCGAAAAAGCTGCGCCTCGCCGGTGTGACCGGGACGAATGGCAAGACCACGACTGCCTTCCTGCTCCATCACCTGATGAAGCGGGTGTGGCACCGCGCCGGCATGATCGGCACGGTGGTGGTGGACGATGGCGAGCAGGCGAAGCCCGCGAATTTCACCACGCCGGGACCGGTGGAGTTGAATGCCCTGCTGGCCAGCATGGTGGAGCACGGCTGCCGCGGCGCGGCCATGGAGGTGTCCTCGCACGGCATCGACCAGAAGCGCATCGACGGCGTCGCCTTCGACGCGGCCGTCTTCACGAATCTCACGCAGGATCACCTGGACTACCACGGCACGCTGGACGCGTATGCCGCGACGAAGTTCTCGTGGTTCGAGTCGCTGGCCATCGACCCGCTCGGCAAAAAGCCGGTGGCGGTGGTGAATTTCGACGACGGCTACGGCGAGAAGCTGGTGGACCTGCTGGGTGACCGCCTGCCGCTCATCAAGTACGGCTTCAACGTCCACTGCGACTTCCGCGCGAACAACTTCAAGCAGAGCGCGCGCGGCATGGAATTCGAGCTGACGGCGAAGGGGAAATCCTACCTCGTCCGCGCCCCGCTCATCGGCCGCTTCAATGTCTATAACATCCTCTCCGCACTCGCCGCTGCGAGCGCGATGAAGATCAAGGTGCGCGACGCCGTCGCTGCCATCGCCGAGGCCCCGCAGGTGCCCGGACGCATGGAATTCTGCGGGACGAAGGACGGTGTGACCGTCTTCGTGGACTATGCGCACACGCCGGATGCGGTGACGAATGCGTGCCGCACGCTGAAGGAGCTGAATCCGAACCGCCTCATCACCGTCTTCGGCTGTGGCGGGGATCGCGACAAGAAGAAGCGCCCGCTGATGGGCAAGGCCGCGTCCGAGATCAGCGACGCCTGCATCATCACCTCGGACAATCCGCGCAGCGAGGAGCCGGAAGCCATTCTCAAGGAGATCGAGTCCGGCATGACCGGCACCCGCTACCGCAGCGTGGTGGATCGCGCCGAGGCGATCCGCATCGCGATCCATGCCGCAGGGCAGGGGGACATCGTCCTGATCGCGGGCAAGGGCCACGAGACCTACCAGCAATTCTCCGACCGCACCATCGACTTCGACGACCGTCGCGAGGCGCGCCGCGCCCTGGCCGAGCGTCCCGAACCACCGCAGCGCAAGCGATGA